A window of the Schlesneria paludicola DSM 18645 genome harbors these coding sequences:
- the purM gene encoding phosphoribosylformylglycinamidine cyclo-ligase has translation MANVTYKSAGVDLELYDEAMQRLPNLMQRTFTPRVLPLADAFAGLMRLNHSQRPGKASYHDPVLVSGTDGVGTKLKVAQLVGKYDTVGIDLVAMSVNDVLCLGAEPLLFLDYLALGKDNPDLISSLVQGVSDGCVECGASLLGGETAIMPDIYHDGDFDMAGFCVGVAERSRLVDGKAIRPDDVVIGLPSSGFHSNGYSLIRKVVFGMANLSVNDVIPELEKTVGQVLLEPTRLYPKWILGILKSYRVKVAISGLAHITGGGLKDNIERLLPEGCRLSIDRNAWPVPKLFGWLQGLGGIDRDEMYHVFNMGIGFTLIVRPQFVESIRRQLTQAGTESWIVGRIQAGTRGVDYAS, from the coding sequence ATGGCGAATGTCACCTACAAATCCGCAGGTGTGGATCTTGAACTGTACGACGAAGCAATGCAGCGCCTGCCGAATTTGATGCAACGCACCTTCACGCCGCGCGTCCTTCCGCTGGCGGATGCGTTTGCTGGATTGATGCGATTGAATCATTCCCAGCGACCGGGGAAGGCCAGCTATCATGATCCCGTCCTGGTTTCAGGGACCGACGGAGTCGGGACGAAGCTAAAGGTGGCGCAGCTAGTTGGAAAGTACGACACGGTCGGAATCGATCTGGTTGCAATGTCCGTGAACGACGTCTTGTGCCTGGGCGCTGAGCCGCTGTTGTTTCTAGACTATCTGGCACTCGGGAAAGACAATCCGGATTTGATTTCGTCGCTCGTGCAAGGTGTCAGTGACGGCTGCGTGGAGTGCGGGGCGTCACTATTGGGTGGCGAGACCGCCATCATGCCGGATATCTACCACGACGGCGATTTTGACATGGCTGGATTTTGCGTGGGAGTTGCCGAGCGGTCACGGCTGGTTGATGGGAAAGCCATTCGGCCGGACGACGTTGTGATTGGCTTGCCGTCGAGCGGTTTTCATTCCAACGGCTATAGTCTGATTCGCAAAGTCGTGTTCGGGATGGCGAATCTTTCGGTGAACGACGTGATTCCCGAACTGGAAAAAACGGTCGGTCAGGTCCTGCTCGAACCAACGCGACTGTATCCGAAATGGATTCTCGGAATCCTGAAATCCTATCGAGTTAAAGTCGCGATTTCGGGACTCGCGCATATCACGGGTGGCGGTTTGAAAGACAACATCGAACGATTGTTGCCCGAGGGATGTCGTCTGTCGATCGACCGAAATGCCTGGCCGGTTCCGAAGCTGTTTGGCTGGCTGCAAGGCCTTGGCGGGATCGATCGCGATGAAATGTATCATGTGTTCAATATGGGGATCGGATTCACGTTGATCGTGCGTCCGCAGTTTGTGGAGAGTATCCGTCGCCAGTTGACTCAGGCGGGAACCGAAAGTTGGATCGTGGGACGCATCCAGGCCGGAACTCGTGGAGTTGACTACGCGTCATAG
- a CDS encoding ABC transporter permease: MSSAKMYRRVFATFFRNSLMRELMFQSNFLITLLTRGFWFAVQIVMFDLIFRNVRLINDWTREEYFGFMATGMLVNSIVEAFFMPNCARFSELIRTGDLDFALLKPIDTQFLVSLEKMELAMTSQMVFSGALLVYSVWSSGHHVTLTELVTYGLLIVSAVAFFYSLMIGLAATSIFFGRNQGLLDFWFYVTIFARYPSSIYSGSPAAEVFRFLFSYVLPILLVVTVPARVLLGKGLQPSWLSGITIALCAVTFAVSRSVFNWSLRHYRSASS; this comes from the coding sequence ATGTCCTCGGCCAAAATGTACCGACGCGTGTTCGCCACGTTTTTTCGCAACTCGCTGATGCGCGAACTGATGTTTCAAAGCAATTTTCTGATCACGCTGTTGACGCGCGGTTTCTGGTTCGCGGTTCAGATCGTGATGTTCGACCTGATCTTTCGCAACGTTCGGTTGATCAATGATTGGACGCGCGAAGAATACTTCGGATTCATGGCGACGGGGATGCTGGTGAATTCGATTGTTGAGGCGTTTTTTATGCCCAACTGCGCGCGATTCAGCGAGCTGATCCGAACCGGTGACCTGGATTTCGCGCTGCTTAAACCGATCGACACGCAGTTTCTAGTTTCACTGGAGAAGATGGAACTGGCGATGACCTCGCAGATGGTGTTTTCCGGAGCGTTGTTGGTCTATTCCGTCTGGAGTTCGGGACATCATGTGACCTTAACCGAACTCGTGACGTACGGCCTGTTGATCGTCTCTGCGGTGGCGTTCTTTTACAGCCTGATGATCGGTCTGGCGGCAACCAGTATTTTCTTCGGCAGGAACCAGGGACTGCTCGATTTCTGGTTTTATGTCACCATCTTCGCGCGGTATCCCAGTAGCATTTACAGCGGGTCACCTGCGGCGGAAGTCTTTCGATTTCTGTTTTCGTATGTTTTGCCGATTCTGCTGGTCGTGACCGTTCCCGCGCGAGTTCTACTCGGTAAGGGACTTCAGCCGAGCTGGCTTTCGGGAATCACGATCGCACTGTGCGCGGTGACGTTTGCCGTTTCGCGATCCGTCTTCAATTGGTCACTACGGCACTATCGCAGCGCCAGTAGCTAA
- a CDS encoding sensor histidine kinase, which produces MSSALRSRTTIGLPITLSVVLMTLNVMLMVYWIVLLAHSHGWSSLIIGVAVFALILVGLSFYLFLMIKEVRLNQRQANFIDSVTHELKSPIASLRLYLETLEMRAVTDEQRTKFYRVMEEELERLDHLITQLLEVGRIDAIGEQSVPEEIDLDSFLRKCGAATCAHHKCEESETITYDFQPAMVFARPLVLETVFRNLLDNAIKYAGEPPRVEVQVRLGERGRVITRIMDNGQGVPPELRKRIFRMFFRAGSELTRRRKGTGLGLYIVHTLVKQLNGRVSVHDRSGQPGSVFEVDLPGHRGLATTPNRATDALN; this is translated from the coding sequence GTGAGCAGTGCCCTTCGTTCACGGACGACAATCGGACTTCCGATCACGCTCAGCGTTGTCTTGATGACGCTGAATGTGATGCTGATGGTCTATTGGATCGTACTACTCGCCCACTCACATGGGTGGAGTTCATTAATCATCGGTGTGGCCGTGTTCGCCCTGATCCTGGTCGGGTTGTCGTTTTACCTGTTTCTCATGATCAAAGAAGTGCGACTGAATCAGCGGCAGGCGAATTTCATTGATAGCGTGACGCATGAACTGAAGTCACCGATCGCGTCGCTGCGGCTCTATCTGGAAACACTCGAAATGCGAGCCGTTACGGACGAGCAGCGCACGAAGTTCTATCGAGTCATGGAAGAGGAACTGGAACGACTCGATCATCTCATCACACAACTGTTGGAAGTTGGCCGAATTGACGCCATCGGCGAACAATCCGTCCCTGAAGAAATTGACCTGGATAGCTTTCTACGAAAATGTGGTGCGGCAACCTGCGCGCATCACAAGTGTGAAGAGAGCGAGACGATCACATACGATTTCCAGCCGGCCATGGTGTTCGCTCGACCGCTAGTCCTGGAAACGGTGTTCCGCAACCTGCTCGACAATGCCATTAAGTATGCGGGCGAGCCGCCTCGCGTCGAAGTCCAGGTGCGACTTGGCGAACGTGGGCGTGTCATTACGCGAATCATGGACAACGGACAAGGCGTCCCCCCCGAACTGCGGAAGCGGATTTTTCGCATGTTCTTTCGGGCAGGCAGTGAATTGACACGACGACGCAAAGGCACGGGATTGGGGCTTTACATCGTGCACACGCTCGTCAAACAACTGAACGGCCGGGTCAGTGTCCATGACCGCAGTGGACAACCCGGCAGTGTGTTTGAAGTCGATCTACCCGGACATCGTGGACTTGCGACCACACCGAATCGCGCGACCGACGCATTGAATTGA